The genomic stretch CGGCGTGCTCGACCGGAGCCTCGCCGAAGGGCTGCTCGGCGAATGGCGCCGGCACCTCGAACGCGCGTGATTGCGGCCGCTCTCGCGCCGAAGTTCGCGGAAGCCACCACCGCGATCGGCGCCGGGCGAGAAGATCGCGCCGCTGTCCGGCAGGCGCCGGGCGCCGGGCGCCGGGCTACGGGCGCCGGGCTACGGGCATTACCGCTCGGGCCGTTTCACGTCCACCGTCTCGGGCGCCGCTGCCAGTGCAACGGCCTCGCTGATCGCCGCGGGCAAGTACGAAACATGATTCTGGCCGGCGTAGACCTGGAGATCGACGTCGAAGCCGAGCGCGGGCGCCTGGTTCACGACCTGCGCGAAGGTGCGTGCGTTGTCGAGCATGGCCGCGTGCGTCACGCGTTCGATGCGGGCGGCCGACGCATCGGCGGCGAGTCGCTGTTCGTCACCGCCCAGGCGGATGGCGAGCGCAACGGCGGGGCGTCCGGTCGCGCGCGCGGTCGCGGCGCGTGCGTCCGCTTTCACCTGTGCCACTAGCTCAGCACCGCTCCACCACAGCGACGGACTGGCCGCCATATAGCGCGAGTACGCACCGGGGTGAGAAAGCGCATCGTGCAAGACGAGGAAGCCGCCGAGCGAATGCCCGAACAGCATCTTGCGCGCAGGCGAGCGACCGGTGCGCTGCGCGATGGCCGCTGGCAGGCGTTCGTTGAGCAGGGCCTCGAAGGCTGGCGCGCCGCCCGTCGCGAGCGGTACGCCGCGCGCGTCGCGCGGCACGCCCCAGCCGTCGGGCGAGGGCGTGGTGTAGTCGCGAAAGCGCTGTGACTCGTCGAACAACGTGTCGTTATTGGCGGCAATGGCGGCGATCATCACCGGCCCGATCACACGTTGCTGAAGGCGCGCGGCGCTCACGGCGAGCGCGAACGTCGCGTTGCCGTCGAGCAGGACCAGCAGCGGTGGCGCGGCGTCTTGCGTGGCGGCGCGACGCGTTTCGCCAGGGGCTTGCGGTGGCTCACGCGCGGCCGGCGCGGCGCGCGGGAGATACAGCCAGATCCGATAACGCAGCCCTTCCGCGCCGCTTTCGATCACGAACGATTGCGTGTCGGGCAACAACGCGCGTGGCCACGCGGCCGATGCGGGATTGTCGTCGACGACCGGCGGCACGCTCGACGCCAACGGTGCTTGCGCGTGGGCGCCAGTCGCGGCGCTCGCGGCGCAGAACGCCGCGCACGCCCCCATCGCAAGGTATCGCTTTGTCTTGAGCATGCGGGTCACCATTGATATCGCGCCGTGCCGATCACCTCGCGTCGCACGCCCCAGAAGCATTGCGTGCTGCTCGCGCAGGCGGCCACGTATTGACGGTCGAAGAGGTTCGAGGCGTTCACGGCAAAGCGCCAGTTGCGCAGGTCGTAGTGCAACGCGAGATCGACCAGCGTGTAGGAGCCCACCTTGAACGAGTCGTCGGCCGCGCCATAGCTACTGCCGATATACCGGATGCCCGCGCCCATCCCGAGGCCCTTGAGCGTGCCGCGATGCAGCGTGTAGTCGGCCCACAGCGAGGCCGTTTGCTTCGGTACCGCGGCCGGCGTGTGGCCGAGCGACGTGTCGTTGGCGCTGGCGACCCACGCGCTCGTGTAGCTGTATGCGGCGATCAGCGAGAGATCGCGCGTGACGTTGAGATGCGTTTCGACCTCCACGCCGCGACTGCGCACGGCGCCGGTTTGCACGCGATAGCTCGCGTTGTTCGGGGCGGGCGTCGAGACGTTGTTCTGATCGAGGTCGTAGAGCGAGAGCGTCGTGAAGCTCGTCGTGCCCGGCATCTGATACTTGAGCCCGACTTCGAACTGCCGTCCCGTGGAAGGCTTGAGCGGGCTGCCGCTCGCCGTCGTGCCCGACGTCACGGGCTGGAACGAGCGCGAGAAACTCGCGAACGGCGAGACGCCGTTGTCGAACGCGTAGAGCACGCCCGCGCGCCACGTGAACGCGCGATCGAACTGATAGGACGAAGTGTGTTTCACGTATTCGTTCGCGCTCGTCGAAGCGTAGTCCTCACGCGCGCCCAGCACGAACGACCATTTGCCGAGCGTCATCTGGTCCTGCGCATAGAGGCCCAGATCGTCGGTGCGCTGGCGCGTGTAGCTCGCGAGTGCGGGCATCGCGAGCGTCTGACCATAGACCGGCGCGGCGATGTCGAGCGCGGGCGCCTTGCCCGAGGCGAGACGGCGGTCCGCCATCGTCATCTGATAGTCGAGGCCCATGAGCACCGCGTGGCGCACGGCACCGGTCTGGAAGTCGGCTTGCGCCTGGGTGTCGGTCGAGAACGCGTCCAGGTGTTCGAGCGAAGCCGTCGTCAGCCGGTTCAGATAGCGATTCGCGCTGCTGGTGTAGCCGCTCGAATAGACCGTCTGGTAGTCGCTCCACATGTGCATGTAGCGCGTGTTCTGGCGCACGGTCCAGGTGTCGTTGAAGCGGTGCGTGAACGCGTAGCCGAGCGTGGTCTGCTCGCGCCGGAAATGGTCGTAGTCCGGTTCGCCGTCGTTGAAGCCCGTGCCGATCTGTCCGTTCGGGTTGTACGACACCGTGCCGTAACGGGGCAAAAAGCCGTAGTAGCCGTTGTTCGGGTCGTACTGGTAACTGGCGAGCAGCGTGAGTTCCGTGTTGGCGTCGGGGCGCAGCGTGAGCGAGGGCGCCACGTAAATGCGCTGCTCCTTCGTGCCATTGACCTGCGTGTCGTTGTCGCGCGCGAGACCGACGAAGCGATACAGCACGCGTTTGTCGGCATCGAGCGCGCCGCCCAGATCGAAGGCGCCTTCCCAGCGATCGTGCGTACCCGCGCCCAGCATCACCTCGTTGACGTGGTCCGCTTCGGGCCGCTTGCTTTCGAGCACCACCACGCCACCGGGATTCGCCTGACCGTAGAGTATCGAACTGGGACCGCGCAGAACCTCGATTCTCTGGAGTCCGTATTGTTCGATTTGCGGCACGGCGTACGAGAGCCCGCGTCCGAGATTGAGCCCGTCGAGAAAGCTCACGTACACCGCGTTGCCGCCGAAGCCGCCGAACCCGCGCATCTGCAGGCTGTCGTAGCGGTCGCCGATACCGCGCGTTTCCGGCACGATGCCAGCCGAGTAGCGCAACGCCTGCGCGACGGACTGCACGTTCTGCTCGTCCATCTGTTGACGCTCGATCACGGAAACCGACTGCGGCGTGCGCGTGAGCGGCACGTTCGACTTGAGCGCCGCGCTCGCCACGGTCGGGTCGTTCTGCTCGCTCACGAGCCGGTCGGTGACTTTCACCGCAGGCAGTTCGCGTCCCGCGCCGCCGAGGTCGGCGGGCGCCGGTTCGGGTTCGAGCAGGAAGGCGGCATTCTGGCCGCGCACGGCTCGCAGGCCGGTGCCGCGCAACAGTTCGGCGAGGGCGCTGGCGGGGTCGGCGCGACCCGAGAAGCCCGCGCTGTGCCGGCCGCTCACGAGTGCGCTTGCGTAGACGATCTGAATGCCGCTCGCTTCGGCAAATTGATTGAGTGCGCTGTCGAGCCCGGCGGGCGCGATGTGATACTCGCGCGCCGGTGTGCCCTGCGCCGTGTCCGGCGGCGTCGCCGTGGGCGCGATGGTTTGCGAATGGGCGGGCAATGCGGCGAAGAGGGCCGAAAGGGCAAAGAGGGCCGTGACCGCGGTGCAGATGGCGAGCGGCCGGAAAGAAGCGTGTGTCGACAACGAAATTCCCCGTTTTGTGAGCGATTGGGGGAATAGACGTGGGCGCGCCGAAAAACCGGATGTCGCTCGCGAAATTTTTTTGCGGCGTTATCGGTCCGCGGCGGAATCGGCTGCGGACAACAACACGATGCGGCCCGCGATCTGCGTCGACTGCAAGCGCAAGGTTTCGGCCAGCGTCGCGACCGCTTGAGCGGGGGCGTCCGTCGCGAAGTTGCCCGAGACGTGCAAGCTGGCGGCGCGCCCGCGCACATAGACGAGATGGCCGGGCCAGTAGCGATTGAGCGCCGCGACCACCTCGGCGAGCGGGGTATCGGCGAACACCATGCGGCCGCGCTGCCACGCGGTGGCGCTGAACAGATCGACATCGACGCGGCCGGGCGCGTGCGACGCGTCGCCGTACGCCACGCTTTGTCCCGCCGAAGCTTCGGTGCGGCCCGCCGGGTTGCGCACGGCCACGCGCCCCTGCGTCACGGTGACGAGCGCCGCCTCGCCGCGCGTCGTGCCGGTCACACGGTCGGCACCCTGCGTGGCAAGCAGCGGCGCCGTGCTGACCTGAAACGCCGTGCCGATATCCACGGTCTCGCCGCCGCCCGCCTGCACGACGAAGCGACGCGTATCGCCGTGTCTGACGTCGAAGGCGGCGCGCCCGCGCGCCAGCACGACGCGACGCTCGCTCGGCGAGTACCGCACGTCGATGGCCGAGTCGGCGTCGAGACGCACGACGCTGCCGTCGGCGAGCGCGAGGGTGCGCATCTCGCCGGGCCGGGTCGCGAAGTCGGGCGCGTGCAGCCAGAGCGCCGCGCCCAGGCCGCCCGCGATCAGCAGCGAAGCGAATGCCGCGCGCGGCCCGGTGAGGGCGAAGCGCCAGCGCGAAGGCCGCGATGAGTGGCGTCGCGGCTCGCGCGTATCAGCGGGAACGGAAGTGGGAGCGGGCGCGTGAGCGGGCGCGGGCGCGGCTTCGCGCAGCGCATCGGCGTTGCGCCACTGTTCGAGCGCGGCATCGAACCCGGCGCGGTGCTCGGCTGAGCGCGCGCACCACCGCAGGAGCCGGCTGTCGTCGCGCGCGGCCCTGCCCGCATCGATGCGAACGACCCACACCGCCGCTTCGGCACGAATGCGGCGCGTGCGCCTCGCGATCGCCACGGCGGCGGCTTCTGACGGAGAGAGATCGGGCATACCCGCTGAGTGAGAATCCTTAATCATGGTCCGGCACACGGGCGGCTTCGGGCGTCGGGCGATCGAACTCGCCCAGTCCGAGCAGCGCGCGCTTCAAATGCTTCTCGACCATGTTCCGGCTAATACCCAGCCGCGTAGCGATGGCTTCGTGTGACAGCCCCTGCACCTTGCGCAGGACGAACACCTCGCGGCAGCGGGGCGGCAAGGCGTTCACGGCCCGTTCCAGCGCGCGGGCCGTTTGCGCCGCTTCGGCGAAGCGGCTGGGGTCGTCCGGGTCGACGGCCAGTTCGGCGCAGGCGTCATTATCGTCGTCCGGCATGGCGATGTGCAGATGGGTCGTCGCACGGCTCTCGCGAAACCGGTCGATCAGCAGATTTTCGATCACGCGCACGAAAAACGCGCGGGGCTGCCGGACCTCGTCCGCGGGCAGCGAAGCGACCTTGACGAAAGCGTCGTGCACGAGATCCGAAGCCGCTTCCGTCGACTTCATGCGGCGCCGCGCGAACGCCAGCAACGTGCGGTAGTGCACGGCGAAGGCATGGGCGAGACTCGTGGAGGGCTGCACGGCGGGAACGTCGGAAACACGGCGCCGGGAGGGCGCGGTCTTTTCAGATGGCTTTCGATTTGGAAATGAGAATTATTATTGTTTGATCGAAATTGCGCAAGACCGATCGCGCGCGGGCGATGATACGAAGAAATTCAGGTAAAAAATACCTGATTCAAAAATATATTCAGTATGGAGGCTTCAGGCCAGTAACTATTGCGCCGTTACGCATGCGTATAGGATCAAAACTAAAAGCGCGCGGTCGGCCGGGCGTTCGCGACGGCGGGTGTCGACGCGAGGGAACAATTTCGAAAAAGAAAGGATTCACCGATGCTGTCCAGCACCTATAGCCAGGCCCTGGTCGCTTGCTCACTGCTCGTCGCGATCTTTGCGTCTTACACGGCGCTGGATATGGCCGGCCGGGTCGCCACCGCGCAGGGGCGGGAGCAGCACTGGTGGCGCATTGGCGGCGCGTGCGCCATGGGTCTCGGCATCTGGTCGATGCACTTCGTCGGCATGCTCGCGTTCAGCTTGCCGATTCCGCTCGGCTACGATCCGCTCATCACGGTGATGTCGCTGGTGATCGCGATCATCGCCTCGGCCTACGCGCTTTCGCTGGTCGGCGAGGCTTCGCTGCCGTGGCGCCGGCTGGTGGCGGGCGCGTTCCTCATGGGCCTCGCGATCGCCTCCATGCATTACACGGGGATGGCGGCCATGCGCATGTCGCCCGCGATTCAGTACGATCCGGGCCTGCTGCTGCTTTCCATCGTCATTGCCATTGCCGCGTCGGGCGCCGCGCTCTGGATCGCGTTCCAGCTGCGCCAGTATTCGACGCGCGTGCGCCGCTTGCGCGCCGGCGCGGCGCTCGTCATGGGCGTGGCGATCGTCGGCATGCACTACACCGGCATGGCGGCGGCGAGTTTCCCGATCGGCAGCGTCTGCCGGGCGGCGCGCGACGGCGTGAATACCGGCTGGCTCGCCGTGGTGATCCTGATCGTCACGCTCGCGGTGCTGGCGATCGCGCTGATCATCTCGGTGCTCGACCGGCGGCTCGAGTCGCGCACCGCCGTGCTGGCGCATTCGCTCGCGGAAGCCAACGAGGAATTGACCTACCTCGCGCTGCACGACGGGCTCACGAAGCTGCCGAACCGCATGCTGCTGCAGGACCGCCTGAAGCAGGCGATTCATTCGGCCAGCCGCGGCAACACGCGCTTCGCGCTGATGTTCATGGATCTCGACGGCTTCAAGGCGGTCAACGACGCTTACGGCCATCAAACCGGCGACCGTCTGCTCGTCGACGTCGCGCGGCGCATTGCGGAGAGCGTGCGCGGCGAAGACACCGTGGCGCGCGTGGGCGGCGACGAATTCGTGCTGGTCGCGAAGATCGGCGCGCCGGAAGACGCCGCCTCGATCGCGGAAAAGCTGACGACGGCCATCGAAGTGCCGTTTCAGCTGGCCAATTTGGAACTGCGGGTTTCGACCAGCATCGGCATTGCGATCTATCCCGGCGACGGCGCCAGCGAGCGCGAATTGCTGGCCAATGCCGACGCCGCGATGTATCACGCGAAGTCCACGGGCCGCAATTGCTATTGCTTCTTCGAACCCTCCATGAACGCCGACGTGCACGCGCAGATGCAGATCATTCAGGATCTGCGGCTGGCCATGGAACGCCGCGAACTCGTGCTGCACTATCAGCCGAAATTCGACGCGCCCGCAGGTCCGATCATCGGCGCGGAAGCGTTGATCCGCTGGAACCATCCCACGCGCGGGCTGGTGCCGCCCGCGCAGTTCGTGCCGTTCGCGGAGAAGTCCGGCTTGATCGTGCCGATCGGCGAATGGGTGCTCGACGAGGCGTGCCGCCAGATGCGCGAATGGTATGACGCGGGACACGTCGACTGGACGATCGCCGTGAATCTCTCGCCGCTGCAATTCGCCCACACGGGTCTGATCGAGACGGTGCGCAACGCGCTGGCGCGCCATGCGCTCAAGCCCTCCAGCCTCACGCTCGAAATCACGGAGTCGACGGCCATGGCGAACGTCGAGGTCAGCCTCGCGATTCTCCGGCAACTGCAGGAAATGGGCGTCAATATCTCGATCGACGACTTCGGCACGGGCTATTCGAGCCTGCTCTATCTGAAGCGGCTCCCGGCCACCGAGCTGAAGATCGATCGCGGCTTCGTGCGCGATCTGTCGCAGGAAACCGAGGACGCCGCGATCGTTTCGGCGATCGTCGCGCTGGGGCAGAAGCTCAACCTCAAGATCGTGGCGGAGGGTGTGGAGACCACCGAGCAGCAGGCCATGCTGACCGAACTCGGCTGCGACACGCTGCAGGGCTTCCTGCTCGGCCGGCCGATGCCGCCCACGCAGTTCCTCGAGAGCGTGGAAGCTCGCGCTTCGGCGGATTGCGAATGAAGGCGGCGGCTTGAGCCTGCTTGAGCCTGCTTGAGCCTGCTTGCGCCGGGCACGCGCTAGCCGCCGCTACGCCAGTCGCAAGTCCCACAACACGTCCAGCACGTGTTGCGTGGAGCGCTCGACGTGCCCCGCGCGATGGGCGATGCCGAGCCGCCGCCACAACGCCGGGCGCAGCGGACGCATGACGATGCGGCTGTCGGGTTCGGGCGTCGTGGCCTCGTGGGGCAACAGCGCCGCGCCATAACCGGCGGCCACCAGACTCTTGATCGCGTCGTTGTAGTTGAGCTGAATGCGCGGCGCGGGATGATGGCCCGCAGTCGCGAACCACTCCGCGGTCAGCCGCGAGAGACGCGTGGTCGCGTCATTGAGAATGAGCGGCTGGGCGGCGAGCCATTCGGGCGTCACGCGCGCCGGACAGCGCCAATGCGCCGGCACGAACGCCATCACCGGGTCGCGGCGCCAGGGCTTGATGACGAGGCCCGCCACCGGCGGCTGCGGCAACGCGACCAGCCCCACGTCCAGCGTGCCGTCCACCAGCCGCGAGAGCGTTTCCTGCGAAGTCAGCACGGCAATCTGAATGTCGATGGCGGGATGATGCTCGCGCAACACTTCCAGCGCCTGCGGCAGCAGATGCGCGATCGCACCCGTGGAGGCGCCAAGCCGCGCACGCCCTTCGAGCCCTTCCACCTGGCGTTGAATGTCGTCGAGCGCCTGCTCCGCGTCGGCCAAGAGCCGGCGTGCACGCTCCACCAGCACCGCGCCCACCGGCGTGGGTCCCACGTGCCCGCGCTTGCGCAGCAACAGCGGCGCGCCGATGCGGGCTTCGAGTTCCGCAATATGCAGGCTGACGGTGGGCGGCGCGAGGTGCAGTGCGCGCGCCGCATCGGCAAAAGAAGCCTGGTCGGCCACGGCAACCAGCGTGCGCAAACGGTCCAGGCTGATCTCTCGCATGACGGTTTCCCGATTCAGAAAAGCTGAATGTTTTGGTTGTGAAATTCAACTTTCCCTATTCTAGCCGGGCGCGCAACATGGAGGCTCGTTAGCGGTTTCCTCTTTCATTCCCTCTTCAGTCAGCGGAGTCATCGCGCATGAGCTCTCCCGTAGTTTTCATCGACGGCGATCAAGGCACCACCGGGTTGCAGATCCACGACCGCCTGCGCAACCGCACCGACATCCAGCGGCTCACGCTTGCCGCGGCGGAGCGCAAAGACGCGCGCCGCCGCGCCGAAGCCATCAACGCCTGCGATATCGCCATCCTCTGTTTGCCGGATGCCGCCGCGCGCGAGGCCGTGGGCAGCATCGTCAATCCCGCGGTGCGGGTGATCGACGCGAGTTCCGCGCATCGCACCCAGCCGGGCTGGACCTATGGGTTCGCGGAAATGACGCCGGGGCAGGCCGAGCGCATTGCGAGCGCCAGCCGCGTGACCAATCCCGGCTGCTATCCGACCGGCGCGGTCGGGCTGCTGCGTCCGCTGATGGAAGCCGGGCTCGTACCGGGCGATTACCCGATCAGCGTTCATGCGGTGTCCGGCTACTCCGGACGCGGGCGTGCCGGCGTGGAGGCACACGAGGGAGCGGAGGCGGCGCAGGCGCCTGCGTACCAGGTCTACGGCCTCGAACTCGCGCACAAGCACACGCCGGAGATCCAGCAGCACGCCGGGCTGGCGCAGCGTCCGGCTTTCGTTCCCGCATATGGCGCGTTTCGCCAGGGGATCGTGCTGACGGTGCCGCTGGCGGTGCGCTTGCTGGCACCCGGCGTCAATGGCGCGACCCTGCACGACTGTCTCGCCCGCCACTACGCCGGGGCGACGCATGTCAGCGTGATGGCGCTGAGCGAGTCGCGCGACGTGAAGCAGCTGGACCCGCAGGCGCTGAACGGTACGAACGACATGCGGTTGAGCGTCTTCCACGATGCGGATCACGAACACGTGCTGCTTGCCGCGGTGCTCGACAATCTCGGCAAAGGCGCCTCCGGCGCCGCGGTTCAGAACCTGGACCTCATGCTCGCGCGGCAATAGCGGACCCGGGCTTGGACCCAGGCTCGAGCGATCGCGCGGCGTGCGCGCTCCGGCAATGGCGTCAACGCTTCACGGCTCGCAGCAAGCTGCCGTTCGGGTTGATCGCTTCGTCATCCTTCCGGGTCGGGTAGTACGCCTTCTTTTGTTCGAGTTCGTAGAACAGGGTGCCGTGAATCCCGTTGGCGGCCTTTTTCTTGACCGGCCGCTGCCAGATTGCTTTGAACGCGGCGTTGAGCAAGACGGCGTCGCCGCGTTCGTAGACTTCGTCGATGAACGCGATGTCGGTGTCGCCGGGGAAGATCAAGGCGAATTGCTCCTCCGTCGCGGCGAAGAGGTCATATACGCAATTGACGGCACCGTCGATGATCTGGATGTTCTTCATGATGGGCAAGGGAGCGTGGGTGTGAACGCCGATGAGATCGCGCACTTGCGGCGCCGGGAATCTCGAACAGTACACCCGATGTTCGACTCCGGCATTCAATGACACCGCAATAAACGGCACGCGACCCCGCGCCCGATCCGCGACCATGGGGTCTCGTTCCACTCGTCACGAAACCCCATCATGTTCACCTCCGCCAGCCCCGCACCGCACCTGCGTTCCGAGCCGTCCATCCTGTATCTCGGCACGCCCGTCGTGCTCCTCAGCACGTTGAACGAGGACGGCACGGCCAATCTCGCGCCGCTGTCCTCCGTCTTCTGGTTGGGATGGCGCGGCGTACTGGGTATCGGCGCTTCGCAGACGGCGCTCAACCTGGTGCGCACGCAGGAATGCGTGATCAATCTTCCGTCGCATCGCGAGGTGGCTTCGGTCGATGCCATCGCGCGCACGACCGCGCGTCATCCCGTGCCGGAATGGCGCCAGAGCATGGGCTACGAATACGAGCCGGACAAGTTCGCGCGCGCCGGCATGACGCCGGTTGCCTCGGAAACGGTGGGCGTGCCGCGCGCGCTCGAATGTCCCATCCAGCTCGAAGCCGTGCTCGCCGCCCGCCATGAGATGAACGAGGACACGCCGCAGGAGAAAGGTCGGATCTCGATCTTCGAAGTTCGCATCACGCGCGTACACGTGTTGCCGGAACTGCTGCTCGACGGCAACCCGAACCGGATCGATCCGGATCGCTGGTCGCCGCTCATCATGAGCTTCCAGAAGTTTTACGGACTCACGCTGCCGGCGCTCCATCCGTCCAGGCTGGCCGAGGTTCCCGAAGACATGTACCGGAGCCACGATGTCGATCGCGCGCGCGGCGAAGTTCGGCCGCGCAGCGAGCAAGCTGAAGCCGCGTAGCTCGCCTGTGCTGCGCAGCGCGTCGAGATCCTGCGCGCCTCGACGCGCCGCCCGCGCATTAGTGGCAGACTCGCGACGTCACCTTTGTCGGAGAACCGAAATGAGCATCGAAAACATCGTCGCGATCATCGTCGCCCAGCCCGACCACGCGGCCGCCGTCGCGCAAGCGCTCGAAGAGGCCGTGCACGCCGTGCGCAAGGAGTCGGGCTGCGAGCAATACGATTTGCATCGCGATCGCGTGAATCCGAATCGCTTCATCATGATCGAGCGCTGGCGCGACGAAGAGGCGGTGCGCGCGCACGGCACCGGCGAGGCGCTCCGCAAGCTCGGCGCCGCGCTGGGCTCGCGCGCGACGCTCGACGTGATCCGGCTCGACGCGGTGGTGTGAACGGCGCGCGGGGGATCGTCGGTCTGGCGTAGACCGGGGTCGCAATGGCAGCGCAAACGTGTGAACGCGCAAAGCGCCGCGCCCGAACGCGAGCCCGGCATCGCGACCGCGTTTCAGAACGCGCATTCGTCGGCGTTCACGAGCGTGACGAACGCGCCATCGAGCGTGCGATTGTGATGCGCGACGATCGCCGCCGCCGGTAGCACGGGCGTGTCCATCGAGGTATGCGCGTCGGCGGCGAGCAGCGTCTTGAAGCCGAGATCGGCGGCGGCGCGGCAGGTCGTATCGACGCAATATTCGGTCTTCATGCCCGCGATCACGAGTTCGTCCACCCGCGCCTGCGCAAGCCGTTCGGCGAGCGCCGTGCCCGCGAAGCAACTCGGGCGGCGTTTCTCGAACACGCCGTCGCGGCTCGCATCCACATGGAGTTCGGGAATGAGTTGCGTGAGCGCGCTGTCGGGCGCGAGCGGCGAACCCGGCGGCCCGACGTGACGCGCCGCGAAGATGGGCGCCCGCGCGGCGCGCGCACGGGCGATCAGGCGGTTGATGGCGGCGAGCACGCGCGCGCCGTCGTGCGGTTGGTCGGCGCCATGAAAGAGGCCGACCTGCATATCGACGATCAACAGCGCGCGGTGGTTGTGGCTGGACATGATGACGCTCCGGTGGTGGTGCCCGCAACGGCCGGCGCGTATGCCGCAAAAACAGCAAGGCCCCGTCCATTGCGGGCGGGGCCTTGTGATCGATACGGAAACTTATGCGCGCACCGAACTCACGACCCGCCAGCGGCGGTCGTGGTTGTTGTCGTGGCGGTGAAGTGGCGCGCGTTCATGCCGTCGATCATGAAGGAAGCGTTGCGCGGCGTCAATCAATGCCGCGCGGCCGCGCGCTCGCCCACGAAACACGGATTGCGCCAGTTGGGCGCGACGCCCATGAAGTCGTCG from Paraburkholderia acidisoli encodes the following:
- a CDS encoding FecR family protein codes for the protein MPDLSPSEAAAVAIARRTRRIRAEAAVWVVRIDAGRAARDDSRLLRWCARSAEHRAGFDAALEQWRNADALREAAPAPAHAPAPTSVPADTREPRRHSSRPSRWRFALTGPRAAFASLLIAGGLGAALWLHAPDFATRPGEMRTLALADGSVVRLDADSAIDVRYSPSERRVVLARGRAAFDVRHGDTRRFVVQAGGGETVDIGTAFQVSTAPLLATQGADRVTGTTRGEAALVTVTQGRVAVRNPAGRTEASAGQSVAYGDASHAPGRVDVDLFSATAWQRGRMVFADTPLAEVVAALNRYWPGHLVYVRGRAASLHVSGNFATDAPAQAVATLAETLRLQSTQIAGRIVLLSAADSAADR
- the argC gene encoding N-acetyl-gamma-glutamyl-phosphate reductase, with translation MSSPVVFIDGDQGTTGLQIHDRLRNRTDIQRLTLAAAERKDARRRAEAINACDIAILCLPDAAAREAVGSIVNPAVRVIDASSAHRTQPGWTYGFAEMTPGQAERIASASRVTNPGCYPTGAVGLLRPLMEAGLVPGDYPISVHAVSGYSGRGRAGVEAHEGAEAAQAPAYQVYGLELAHKHTPEIQQHAGLAQRPAFVPAYGAFRQGIVLTVPLAVRLLAPGVNGATLHDCLARHYAGATHVSVMALSESRDVKQLDPQALNGTNDMRLSVFHDADHEHVLLAAVLDNLGKGASGAAVQNLDLMLARQ
- a CDS encoding putative bifunctional diguanylate cyclase/phosphodiesterase, encoding MLSSTYSQALVACSLLVAIFASYTALDMAGRVATAQGREQHWWRIGGACAMGLGIWSMHFVGMLAFSLPIPLGYDPLITVMSLVIAIIASAYALSLVGEASLPWRRLVAGAFLMGLAIASMHYTGMAAMRMSPAIQYDPGLLLLSIVIAIAASGAALWIAFQLRQYSTRVRRLRAGAALVMGVAIVGMHYTGMAAASFPIGSVCRAARDGVNTGWLAVVILIVTLAVLAIALIISVLDRRLESRTAVLAHSLAEANEELTYLALHDGLTKLPNRMLLQDRLKQAIHSASRGNTRFALMFMDLDGFKAVNDAYGHQTGDRLLVDVARRIAESVRGEDTVARVGGDEFVLVAKIGAPEDAASIAEKLTTAIEVPFQLANLELRVSTSIGIAIYPGDGASERELLANADAAMYHAKSTGRNCYCFFEPSMNADVHAQMQIIQDLRLAMERRELVLHYQPKFDAPAGPIIGAEALIRWNHPTRGLVPPAQFVPFAEKSGLIVPIGEWVLDEACRQMREWYDAGHVDWTIAVNLSPLQFAHTGLIETVRNALARHALKPSSLTLEITESTAMANVEVSLAILRQLQEMGVNISIDDFGTGYSSLLYLKRLPATELKIDRGFVRDLSQETEDAAIVSAIVALGQKLNLKIVAEGVETTEQQAMLTELGCDTLQGFLLGRPMPPTQFLESVEARASADCE
- a CDS encoding alpha/beta hydrolase, which gives rise to MLKTKRYLAMGACAAFCAASAATGAHAQAPLASSVPPVVDDNPASAAWPRALLPDTQSFVIESGAEGLRYRIWLYLPRAAPAAREPPQAPGETRRAATQDAAPPLLVLLDGNATFALAVSAARLQQRVIGPVMIAAIAANNDTLFDESQRFRDYTTPSPDGWGVPRDARGVPLATGGAPAFEALLNERLPAAIAQRTGRSPARKMLFGHSLGGFLVLHDALSHPGAYSRYMAASPSLWWSGAELVAQVKADARAATARATGRPAVALAIRLGGDEQRLAADASAARIERVTHAAMLDNARTFAQVVNQAPALGFDVDLQVYAGQNHVSYLPAAISEAVALAAAPETVDVKRPER
- a CDS encoding RNA polymerase sigma factor codes for the protein MQPSTSLAHAFAVHYRTLLAFARRRMKSTEAASDLVHDAFVKVASLPADEVRQPRAFFVRVIENLLIDRFRESRATTHLHIAMPDDDNDACAELAVDPDDPSRFAEAAQTARALERAVNALPPRCREVFVLRKVQGLSHEAIATRLGISRNMVEKHLKRALLGLGEFDRPTPEAARVPDHD
- a CDS encoding LysR family transcriptional regulator translates to MREISLDRLRTLVAVADQASFADAARALHLAPPTVSLHIAELEARIGAPLLLRKRGHVGPTPVGAVLVERARRLLADAEQALDDIQRQVEGLEGRARLGASTGAIAHLLPQALEVLREHHPAIDIQIAVLTSQETLSRLVDGTLDVGLVALPQPPVAGLVIKPWRRDPVMAFVPAHWRCPARVTPEWLAAQPLILNDATTRLSRLTAEWFATAGHHPAPRIQLNYNDAIKSLVAAGYGAALLPHEATTPEPDSRIVMRPLRPALWRRLGIAHRAGHVERSTQHVLDVLWDLRLA
- a CDS encoding TonB-dependent siderophore receptor, with translation MSTHASFRPLAICTAVTALFALSALFAALPAHSQTIAPTATPPDTAQGTPAREYHIAPAGLDSALNQFAEASGIQIVYASALVSGRHSAGFSGRADPASALAELLRGTGLRAVRGQNAAFLLEPEPAPADLGGAGRELPAVKVTDRLVSEQNDPTVASAALKSNVPLTRTPQSVSVIERQQMDEQNVQSVAQALRYSAGIVPETRGIGDRYDSLQMRGFGGFGGNAVYVSFLDGLNLGRGLSYAVPQIEQYGLQRIEVLRGPSSILYGQANPGGVVVLESKRPEADHVNEVMLGAGTHDRWEGAFDLGGALDADKRVLYRFVGLARDNDTQVNGTKEQRIYVAPSLTLRPDANTELTLLASYQYDPNNGYYGFLPRYGTVSYNPNGQIGTGFNDGEPDYDHFRREQTTLGYAFTHRFNDTWTVRQNTRYMHMWSDYQTVYSSGYTSSANRYLNRLTTASLEHLDAFSTDTQAQADFQTGAVRHAVLMGLDYQMTMADRRLASGKAPALDIAAPVYGQTLAMPALASYTRQRTDDLGLYAQDQMTLGKWSFVLGAREDYASTSANEYVKHTSSYQFDRAFTWRAGVLYAFDNGVSPFASFSRSFQPVTSGTTASGSPLKPSTGRQFEVGLKYQMPGTTSFTTLSLYDLDQNNVSTPAPNNASYRVQTGAVRSRGVEVETHLNVTRDLSLIAAYSYTSAWVASANDTSLGHTPAAVPKQTASLWADYTLHRGTLKGLGMGAGIRYIGSSYGAADDSFKVGSYTLVDLALHYDLRNWRFAVNASNLFDRQYVAACASSTQCFWGVRREVIGTARYQW